Proteins found in one Miscanthus floridulus cultivar M001 chromosome 4, ASM1932011v1, whole genome shotgun sequence genomic segment:
- the LOC136549088 gene encoding uncharacterized protein → MAAYYREVYQLKDKFDGLELSHILRHLNKVADALAKTMSDQEPVPMGIFASDQYKPSVCYEELEQTDDGPPTLGLGANQLVAPSDPKVMELDEDSMTKPDPLADWRMPYLDSHLREALSMDKTEARWLAHRTKSFILIEGKL, encoded by the coding sequence ATGGCTGCATATTACCGAGAAGTCTACCAGCTgaaagacaagttcgatggtctcgagctcagTCACATCCTGAGGCATCTCAACAAGGTAGCAGATGCACTGGCAAAAACAATGTCCGACCAAGAGCCAGTGCCGATGGGCATCTTTgccagcgatcagtacaagccctcggtctgcTACGAGGAGCTAGAACAAACCGATGATGGGCCACCTACCTTGGGCTTGGGGGCTAACCAGCTAGtggctccatctgaccccaaagtcatggagcttgacgaggattcAATGACAAAGCCCGACCCTCTGGCTGATTGGAGGATGCCGTACCTCGACTCCCACCTCCGTGAGGCATTGTCGAtggacaaaacagaggctcggtgGCTCGCACATCGCACCAAGTCCTTTATCCTTATTGAGGGCAAGCTCTAG